Within the Mycobacterium gordonae genome, the region CTTCAGTTATGTCCATGGTTCGCGTTGGCTGGCCGGCACACCGACGCCGACGTGCGCAATGCTCGCCGCGACTCTGTGGATCACCACCCGGATCATCAGGGCGTCCATCCGGTGGGCGGTTGAGGAACATGAGCCAACGACGGACTGCGAACCCGTTGCCCAGACGGCTCGGTGGTGGGCACCGGTGAAATCCAACGCCGGCAGTTTGCCCGCGAGCCTCCGAATGATCGAACGCGTACGCGATGACGAGCGCGCATTGTGGTCCCGAGTCGCGGTGGTGAGGCTTCGTGGCAGCGTGCTGCAACAGAGCTGGCGCAGCTTGACTCGACCTCGACCGAAACCGTGTCCTACGAATTAAGCTGACGCCACCATGTCGGACGAAGAGGTCCCAGTAACAAGCACCGCCCAGCGCCTGGGCCGGTTCCTCGAGAGGCTGACCCATCAGAGCGGCCGGCCGAACCCCCCCGTCTATGGTTCTTGGATACTCGGGCACGCCTCCGAAAGCCAGTCGCGCCGGCAGTTGCGCATCAAGCGCATCGTCAACCTCTACACCCTGCAGGCAAATCTGACCGGCATCGTGGTCACTACACTGATACTGACTCTCGCGTTTCCCAAGCCCAATATCTACCGAGACGCACCGCGATGGCTGACCTTCGGCGTCCTTCCCGCGTACGCCACCCTTGCGTTGACCTTCGGTACCTTCTGGATCAGCCGTCGCATCATCGCGGCGGCTACCCGGTGGGTGATCGAACAACGGGAACCCAGTGGCGACGACGCCCGCAACGTCCTGCTTGCACCCTTCCGGGTGTCGGTCGTCCACATCGCGATGTGGGGACTCGGGGCTGTCGTCCTGGCGGTGCTGTACGGCATGTCGAACCGTCTGTTCATCCCGATAACCCTGGTCACGGGCACGATCAGCGGGGTTCTCGTGGCCACCAACACCTACCTGTTCACCGAGTTCGCGCTGCGCCCCTTCGCCGCGCAGGCACTGGAAGCCGAGCGCAAGTCACCACGAATCGCGCCGGGCATCATGGGCCGGACGATGACGGTGTGGACCCTAGGCTCTGGGGCACCGCTCGCCGGCATCGCCGGTCTGGCCCTTTTCGCATTGCTGGTCCAAGACCTCACCGAAACCCAACTCGGCGTCGCCGTGCTGATCGTGTCGGTGGCCGCGCTGGTCTTCGGCTTCCTGGTGATGTGGATTATGTCGTGGCTAACCGCGACACCCGTTCGGGTGGTGCGCACCGCGCTCAAACGCGTCGAGGACGGCGACCTGCCCGGCGACCTGATGGTGTTCGACGGGACCGAACTCGGGGAACTGCAGCGTGGTTTCAACGCCATGGTCAAAGGTCTACGCGAACGCGAACGGCTGCGAGACCTGTTCGGCCGTCACGTCGGTCGCGAGGTCGCCGCTGCCGCCGAGCGCGAGTTGCCCAAGCTGGGTGGCGAGGAGCGTCACGTCGCCGTTGTATTCATCGACATCATCGGCTCCACCCAATTGGTCCGCAGCCAACCGCCCGCCGAGGTGGTTCACGTGCTCAACCAGTTCTTCACCATCATCGTCGACGAGGTCGACCGAAACTGCGGACTGGTAAACAAGTTTGAAGGTGACGCGGCGCTGGCGATCTTCGGCGCTCCCATTCGGCTCGACCGTCCCGAGGAGGCGGCATTGGCCGCTGCCCGGACGATATCGGAGCGGCTGGCCCACGAGATGCCCGAGTGCAAGGCCGGGATCGGCGTCGCGGCCGGGCAGGTAGTCGCGGGCAACGTCGGAGCCCACGAGCGGTTCGAATACACCGTGATCGGCGGGCCGGTCCACGAGGCGGCCCGGCTGTGTGAACTGGCGAAGTCACATCCCGGCAGATTGCTGACGAGCTCGACGACGCTGCAGAACACAAGCGAGAATGAATGTGGGCGTTGGCTTTTGGCTGAGACAGTGACACTGCGCAGCCACCACGAACCCATTCAGCTTGCCCATCCCCGCTGATTTGTTGCGAAGTCACTTACCCAAGAACGTCGCAATCCCATTAGGCTGCGCCACCATGACAAGCGAGGGACAACGCTGCCCAGCGCTTGACCAATGCATTCCGGACCGTGGCACGCTACGGCATCCCCGCGCCAAAAACAACGTCGCACGGCTCCTGGCTAGCGGTCGGACAATGAGCACACGACCCGGATCCGCCTCCAGGCGATGCTGACTCTTGTCGTAGCGGTTGCAAACCTCATCAGGATCGGCGTAATGCTGACACTGATTGTGTCCGTGCCGGTACCCGCCCGCCAGGGCCAAGATCGGGCCCTGACCGGGTTTCTCGTCTTTTGCCGTGGGCGCTGTCTGGCTTACCTCGCGGATCGTGCGATCACTGCGCTGGGCTATCCAGGGAGACCCACCACCCTGAGTGATCAGCGCAACACGCTGCTGATCCCCTGGCGACTCGCCGTTTTCCATCTCGTCATCTGGGGAATCTGGACGGTCCTGCTGACGTACGTGTACGGGGTCTACAACTCGTTGCTGATTCCCCGAATGCTCGTCGCAGCAGGCACTTCCGGGCTAGGCGTGGCAACGGGCTGCTATCTGTTCGCCGAATTCGCGCTACGCCCGGTGGCCGCCCGAGCGCTCGAGGCCGGACCGCCGCCGCGCCGGTTGGCGTCGGGCATCATGAGCCGAACGATGACCGGCTGGCTCATCATGGCCGCGGTTCCCACCATCAGCGTCGTGTCGCTCCTGGCGATCCTGGATCTGACGCTGCGCGATATCACCGGCGCACAGCTCGTCGGGTGGGGTGGTGCTCGTCACCGCACCGACGCTCATCTTCGGATTCGTTCTCATGTGGGTCCCGGCCTGGCCGACGGCCACGCCGGTGCGGGGGGTGCGGGCGGCCCTCAAACGCGTCGAACAGGGTGACCTGCACAACGATATGGTCGTGTTCGACGGGACCGAGTTAGGCGAGCTGCAGCGCGGTTTCAACACCATGGTCGTCGGCTTGCGGCAAAGGGAAAGTGTGCGCGACCTTTTCGGCCGGTATGTCGGACGCGAGGTGGCGGCGGCGGCCGAACGGGAGCTCCCCAAGCTTGGTGGCGAGGAGCGTCCCGTCGCCGTGGTGTTCATCGACATCATCGACTCCACCAGGCTGGTCACCAGCGAGCCACCAGCTGAGACCGTTGCACTGCTGAACAGGATTTGAGCCGTCATCGTGGAGCAGATCAATCACCATCGCGGACTGGTCAACAAGTTCGCGGGCGACGCGTCACTGGCCATCTTCGGAGCTCCGAATCAACTCGCTTGCGCCGAAGACGAAGCGCTTGCAGCCGCGCGTTCCATCGCCGATCGGCTGGTCAACGAGATTCCAGAACTCAAGGCTGGGATAGGCGTGGCCGCGGGCCAAGTCGTCGCCGGCAACGGTTGATTCCGCAATCCCGCCATGTCGTCGCGCTCCCGCCGCGCACGCCGTGTCGGACATCGCCCTTGCGCCCGTCAGGTGGGCTCGGTCCGACCCGACTTCATCCAGATCGCCCCGTAAGAATTAGGCTGACGCCACCATGTCGCCCAATACGGCCCCCAAGCACAGCGTCGCGCAGCGTCTGGGCCGGGTCCTCGAGAAGGTGACCCGACAGAGCGGTCGGCTGCCGGATACGCCCGCCTACGGTTCCTGGCTGCTCGGGCGGGTCTCAGAAGACCAACATCGCCGTCGGGTTCGCATCCAGGGCATCATGACGGTGCTCATCGTCACCGCGAATCTGATCGGTATCGCCGTCGCCGTCCTGCTGGTGACCGTCGCGGTTCCGGTACCCAGCGTGTTCGACGACGCCCCGCTGTGGGTGTCGGTCATCGCGGTCCCGGCCTACATCGTTGTCGCCCTGATAGTCGGCGCCTACACGATCACCCGTGGCACCGTCGAGGCGCTGCGCTGGGCGATCGAGGAGCGCAAGCCGACCGACCGCGACGAGCGCAACACCTTCATGGCGCCTTGGCGGGTAGCGGTCGGCCACCTCATCCTGTGGGGAATCGGAACGGTGCTGACGACCGTCCTCTACGGGATTGCCGACACGATGTTCATCCCCCGGTTTCTGGTAGCGGTGAGCTTCTGCGGCCTGCTGGTCTCCACTGGCAGCTATCTGCTCAC harbors:
- a CDS encoding adenylate/guanylate cyclase domain-containing protein — translated: MSDEEVPVTSTAQRLGRFLERLTHQSGRPNPPVYGSWILGHASESQSRRQLRIKRIVNLYTLQANLTGIVVTTLILTLAFPKPNIYRDAPRWLTFGVLPAYATLALTFGTFWISRRIIAAATRWVIEQREPSGDDARNVLLAPFRVSVVHIAMWGLGAVVLAVLYGMSNRLFIPITLVTGTISGVLVATNTYLFTEFALRPFAAQALEAERKSPRIAPGIMGRTMTVWTLGSGAPLAGIAGLALFALLVQDLTETQLGVAVLIVSVAALVFGFLVMWIMSWLTATPVRVVRTALKRVEDGDLPGDLMVFDGTELGELQRGFNAMVKGLRERERLRDLFGRHVGREVAAAAERELPKLGGEERHVAVVFIDIIGSTQLVRSQPPAEVVHVLNQFFTIIVDEVDRNCGLVNKFEGDAALAIFGAPIRLDRPEEAALAAARTISERLAHEMPECKAGIGVAAGQVVAGNVGAHERFEYTVIGGPVHEAARLCELAKSHPGRLLTSSTTLQNTSENECGRWLLAETVTLRSHHEPIQLAHPR